The Rhinopithecus roxellana isolate Shanxi Qingling chromosome 14, ASM756505v1, whole genome shotgun sequence genome includes a window with the following:
- the LOC115893168 gene encoding uncharacterized protein LOC115893168 yields MGSNTASRQVLRKAEVRRPSSHAQRVLGSGLHPALIWGPRSSPPDSAPTTRCLAGSAACRAPARAARPGPWNPEPLRPAPSASRHQLLRGTGPNSPEPHLAAPRPKSSKDSSGAANTRSDRSHRRAGPGSGRGTPSSLPRPPGLPGPGGASAPRRGDDSRARRASPPPSPPSAGSSLDPTWLPGRVRAAAGGAEAPRATRAAGVGTTAARAAPTLPPESGVEHSASLRGANEEDSHGNSTTYLPARNGRAALPSHARASGAWGRRLGLPGLRPGGTIRPAPRHPPKPPDTPALLSGESYILKLPPAVSG; encoded by the exons atGGGAAGCAACACCGCTAGCCGCCAAGTTCTTAGAAAAGCAGAAGTTCGTCGTCCCTCCTCGCACGCACAGCGAGTGCTGGGAAGTGGCCTGCATCCTGCCCTGATTTGGGGGCCTCGCAGTTCACCTCCCGACAGTGCCCCAACCACCCGCTGCTTGGCAGGCTCTGCTGCTTGCAGAGCCCCTGCCCGTGCCGCACGCCCAGGGCCGTGGAATCCCGAGCCGCTCCGGCCTGCGCCCAGCGCCTCCAGGCACCAACTTCTCCGTGGGACCGGCCCGAACTCTCCCGAACCGCACTTGGCGGCGCCGCGGCCGAAGTCCAGCAAGGACTCCTCCGGCGCGGCAAATACTCGCTCCGACCGAAGCCACCGCCGCGCGGGTCCTGGGTCGGGGAGGGGAACCCCGAGTAGCCTCCCGAGGCCGCCTGGACTCCCGGGCCCCGGCGGAGCCTCGGCCCCGAGACGCGGGGACGACTCGCGAGCGCGGCGGGCCTCgccccctccctccccgcccTCCGCGGGCTCCAGCCTGGATCCTACCTGGCTCCCAGGCCGGGTGCGAGCAGCAGCCGGGGGCGCGGAGGCCCCGCGCGCGACGAGGGCGGCGGGGGTTGGGACGACAGCGGCCCGCGCGGCTCCCACGCTTCCGCCGGAGTCAGGAGTTGAACATTCCGCCTCTCTGCGCGGCGCCAATGAGGAAGACAGTCACGGCAACAGCACCACCTATCTCCCGGCGCGGAACGGCCGGGCCGCCCTCCCCTCACACGCGCGGGCAAGCGGGGCGTGGGGAAGGCGCTTGGGCCTCCCTGGCCTGCGCCCGGGGGGCACCATCCGCCCCGCGCCCCGGCACCCGCCGAAGCCCCCAGACACACCTGCCCTGCTGTCGGGGGAGAGCT ATATTCTGAAACTGCCACCAGCTGTCAGTGGATGA